The following are from one region of the Phycisphaeraceae bacterium genome:
- a CDS encoding integration host factor subunit beta: MATITKKDLVDRVAAATKMKRTDVRDVVQCLFDQIVLELGRGNRLEFRDFGIFETKSRAPRVAQNPKTLERVEVPAKRTVKFKVGKLMQDSLDAPDLIEQKVQDHWPHSFSDDQLIAD; the protein is encoded by the coding sequence GTGGCGACGATAACGAAAAAAGACCTGGTCGACCGGGTCGCAGCGGCGACCAAGATGAAGCGCACCGACGTGCGCGATGTTGTTCAGTGCCTGTTCGACCAGATCGTTCTGGAGCTGGGCCGGGGGAACCGGCTGGAGTTCCGCGATTTCGGCATCTTCGAGACGAAGTCTCGTGCGCCGCGCGTCGCGCAGAACCCAAAGACGCTCGAGCGGGTCGAGGTGCCCGCCAAGCGCACCGTGAAGTTCAAGGTCGGCAAGCTGATGCAGGATTCGCTCGACGCGCCGGACCTCATCGAGCAGAAGGTCCAGGACCACTGGCCCCATTCCTTCAGCGACGATCAGCTCATCGCCGACTGA
- a CDS encoding class I fructose-bisphosphate aldolase → MRTRRPVPDGGGMLSSTLSRTRAPTMPSIAELLGPDADALLSYESKGFPRASLALPGPDFVDRVFTQTDRSPNVLRNFQTILNTGRLAGTGYTSILPVDQGIEHSAVASFTANPAYFDPAKIVELAIEGGCNAVASTLGVLGAVSRKYAHRIPFLVKLNHNELMSFPNTFDQTRYGSVKQAFDMGAMAVGATIYFGSAESRRQIDEVSAWFEEAHDYGLVTVLWCYTRSDAFKQDKDYHASADLTGQANHLGVTIQADIIKQKLPTINRGYDALNNNEKYITKGEKYGKFDKAMYDKFTPGDHPIDLCRLQVANCYMGRMPLINSGGESKGASDLADAVRTAVINKRAGGIGLISGRKAFQRPMKEGVALLNAIQDVYLDKSVTIA, encoded by the coding sequence GTGCGCACACGCCGCCCCGTCCCCGACGGGGGCGGCATGCTTTCATCCACGCTGTCCCGTACGCGAGCACCGACCATGCCCTCGATCGCCGAACTCCTCGGACCCGACGCCGACGCCCTTCTTTCCTACGAGTCCAAGGGGTTCCCTCGCGCCTCGCTCGCGCTGCCCGGGCCCGATTTCGTCGATCGCGTGTTCACGCAGACCGATCGCTCGCCCAACGTGCTGCGGAACTTCCAGACCATCCTCAACACCGGGCGCCTCGCCGGCACCGGCTACACCTCGATCCTGCCCGTCGACCAGGGCATCGAGCACTCCGCCGTCGCGTCGTTCACCGCGAACCCGGCGTACTTCGACCCGGCGAAGATCGTCGAGCTGGCGATCGAGGGCGGGTGCAACGCGGTCGCGAGCACGCTGGGCGTGCTGGGCGCAGTGTCGAGGAAATACGCGCACCGCATCCCCTTTCTCGTCAAGCTCAACCACAACGAGCTGATGTCGTTCCCCAACACCTTTGACCAGACGCGCTACGGCTCGGTCAAGCAGGCGTTCGACATGGGCGCGATGGCCGTTGGCGCGACGATCTACTTCGGCTCGGCCGAGTCGCGCCGCCAGATCGACGAGGTCTCGGCGTGGTTCGAAGAGGCGCACGACTACGGCCTGGTCACCGTGCTCTGGTGCTACACCCGCTCCGACGCGTTCAAGCAGGACAAGGACTACCACGCGTCCGCCGACCTGACCGGCCAGGCCAACCACCTGGGCGTGACGATCCAGGCCGACATCATCAAGCAGAAACTCCCCACCATCAACCGCGGCTACGACGCGCTCAACAACAACGAGAAGTACATCACCAAGGGCGAGAAGTACGGCAAGTTCGACAAGGCCATGTACGACAAGTTCACCCCGGGCGATCACCCCATCGACCTCTGCCGCCTGCAGGTCGCCAACTGCTACATGGGGCGCATGCCCCTCATCAACTCGGGCGGCGAGAGCAAGGGCGCGAGCGACCTGGCCGACGCCGTGCGCACCGCCGTCATCAACAAGCGCGCCGGCGGCATCGGGCTCATCTCGGGGCGCAAGGCGTTCCAGCGCCCGATGAAGGAGGGCGTCGCCCTGCTCAACGCCATCCAGGATGTGTACCTCGATAAGAGCGTGACGATCGCGTGA
- a CDS encoding HAD family hydrolase, translating to MTHDDALRVLRDIAPSGVLSDVDGVLTDGTIALFPDGAKGRSFHVHDGMGVKLLQAAKYKIAWISASHDDGVIRARAQGLGVHHVDVGSGEKGERLRRACAAIGVPPERCVYIGDDVNDLPAMRLAAFSACPADARPEVRERVSLVLASKGGRGAFRELADLILHAHRLRDGLDEGQIERWSKEALA from the coding sequence GTGACCCACGACGACGCCCTCCGTGTCCTGCGCGACATCGCCCCCTCCGGCGTTCTGAGCGATGTCGACGGCGTGCTGACCGACGGCACGATCGCCCTCTTCCCCGACGGGGCCAAGGGACGCTCCTTCCATGTCCACGACGGGATGGGCGTGAAACTGCTCCAGGCGGCCAAGTACAAGATCGCCTGGATCAGCGCGAGCCACGACGACGGCGTGATCCGCGCCCGCGCTCAAGGGCTCGGCGTGCATCACGTCGATGTCGGCTCGGGCGAGAAGGGCGAGCGCCTCCGGCGCGCCTGCGCCGCGATCGGCGTGCCGCCCGAAAGGTGCGTCTATATCGGCGACGATGTGAACGATCTGCCCGCGATGCGCCTCGCCGCGTTCAGCGCGTGCCCGGCCGACGCGCGACCCGAAGTCCGCGAGCGCGTCTCGCTCGTCCTCGCGAGCAAAGGGGGGCGAGGCGCCTTCCGCGAGCTGGCCGACCTGATCCTCCACGCCCACCGGCTGCGCGACGGGCTCGACGAGGGGCAGATCGAGCGATGGTCGAAGGAAGCGCTCGCGTGA
- a CDS encoding PilZ domain-containing protein has product MSRTKERPANPVFDRRLFARTPVERGAKLFHRAGLSYAPGRTTDLSEGGALLEVHAARPMTPGDVVDVVIEPKVDAGVVRTRSLIEATVVRAVPLTGDLQVVAVRFTRNRSEFGRERLAA; this is encoded by the coding sequence ATGAGCCGCACCAAGGAACGCCCAGCGAACCCCGTCTTCGACCGACGCCTCTTCGCGCGCACGCCCGTGGAGCGCGGGGCCAAGCTCTTCCATCGCGCCGGGCTGTCCTATGCGCCCGGGCGCACGACCGACCTCTCCGAGGGCGGCGCCCTGCTGGAGGTCCACGCCGCACGCCCGATGACGCCCGGCGACGTCGTCGACGTGGTCATCGAGCCCAAGGTCGACGCCGGCGTGGTGCGCACGCGATCGCTGATCGAGGCGACCGTGGTGCGCGCCGTGCCGCTGACCGGCGATCTGCAGGTCGTCGCGGTGCGCTTCACCAGGAACCGCTCCGAGTTCGGTCGCGAGCGTCTCGCGGCGTGA
- a CDS encoding DEAD/DEAH box helicase, whose product MTDEMMTPDAIDAPDEPRAAQSVSDEGASTETKPKKKRKRRRGKKKPSDGSASTAVQAPSRRDDEEDEDDDVERAPRGKKKRVAADAGGKATDVFSDQTFADLGLREDVLRGVTDLGFTQPTWIQSQLIPFAIQGRDVLGQAKTGSGKTAAFALPVLHQMKKGDPFQGLVLAPTRELAIQIAGEIEELGRHTGVRVLPVYGGQNIKTQADKLRKGPEIVVATPGRLMDMVERGYVRVDGVKFAVLDEVDRMLDIGFRDDIRKILGMIRVEHQTIFVSATISPEIEKLARKYMVDPERVEPKSQSLTVDLVKQHYLSVEPWDKTRLLHHLLTHEKPGLTIVFCKTKRTVDRVSKALEDRGINARAIHGDLPQAKRNRIIEKLRDGDLSVLVASDLAARGLDVDLITHVVNYDIPEDPEVYIHRIGRTARAGRDGVAWAFVTSEQGDLLTAIEMLSNKEIPKLEYPDFKHRDPPGDWSKDKPGAGAPPKPGVNRLAYVAAPPKPAAAIDMSRFPGGVVPTKMPPRSMGGRVKTHRTMKQAAPSDNPTPDGAPPATP is encoded by the coding sequence ATGACCGACGAGATGATGACGCCGGACGCGATCGACGCGCCCGACGAACCCCGTGCCGCCCAGTCCGTTTCCGATGAGGGCGCCAGCACAGAAACCAAGCCGAAGAAGAAGCGCAAGCGCCGACGCGGCAAGAAGAAGCCCTCGGACGGCTCGGCGTCCACCGCTGTCCAGGCGCCCTCGCGCCGTGACGACGAGGAAGACGAAGACGACGACGTCGAGCGCGCTCCGCGAGGAAAGAAGAAGCGCGTCGCCGCTGATGCCGGGGGCAAGGCCACCGATGTCTTCTCCGACCAGACCTTCGCCGATCTGGGTCTGCGAGAGGATGTCCTGCGCGGCGTGACGGACCTGGGCTTCACCCAGCCCACCTGGATCCAGAGCCAGCTCATCCCCTTCGCGATCCAGGGGCGAGACGTCCTCGGGCAGGCCAAGACCGGCTCGGGCAAGACCGCCGCCTTCGCGCTCCCCGTGCTGCACCAGATGAAGAAGGGCGACCCCTTCCAGGGCCTCGTCCTCGCCCCCACGCGCGAGCTGGCGATCCAGATCGCCGGCGAGATCGAGGAGCTCGGTCGCCACACCGGCGTGCGCGTGCTCCCGGTCTACGGCGGGCAGAACATCAAGACCCAGGCCGACAAGCTGCGCAAGGGCCCCGAGATCGTTGTCGCGACGCCCGGTCGCCTGATGGACATGGTCGAGCGCGGCTACGTCCGCGTCGACGGTGTCAAGTTCGCCGTGCTCGACGAGGTCGACCGGATGCTCGACATCGGCTTCCGCGACGACATCCGCAAGATCCTCGGGATGATCCGCGTCGAGCACCAGACCATCTTCGTCTCGGCGACCATCAGCCCCGAGATCGAGAAGCTCGCGCGCAAGTACATGGTCGACCCCGAGCGCGTCGAGCCCAAGAGCCAGTCGCTCACCGTCGACCTCGTCAAGCAGCACTATCTCAGCGTCGAGCCGTGGGACAAGACCCGCCTGCTCCATCACCTGCTCACGCACGAGAAGCCCGGGCTCACCATCGTCTTCTGCAAGACCAAGCGCACCGTCGACAGGGTGTCCAAGGCGCTCGAAGACCGCGGCATCAACGCCCGCGCCATCCACGGCGACCTGCCCCAGGCCAAGCGGAACCGCATCATCGAGAAGCTCCGCGACGGCGACCTCTCCGTCCTCGTCGCCAGCGACCTCGCGGCGCGCGGGCTCGATGTCGATCTTATCACCCATGTCGTCAACTACGACATCCCGGAAGACCCCGAGGTCTATATCCATCGCATCGGGCGCACCGCGCGCGCCGGGCGCGACGGCGTGGCCTGGGCGTTCGTCACCAGCGAGCAGGGCGACCTGCTCACGGCGATCGAGATGCTCTCGAACAAAGAGATCCCCAAGCTCGAGTACCCCGACTTCAAGCACCGCGACCCGCCGGGCGACTGGTCCAAGGACAAGCCCGGCGCCGGCGCGCCTCCGAAGCCCGGCGTCAACCGCCTCGCGTATGTCGCCGCGCCACCCAAGCCGGCCGCCGCGATCGATATGAGCCGCTTCCCCGGCGGCGTCGTGCCCACGAAGATGCCTCCCCGCTCGATGGGCGGGCGCGTCAAGACGCACCGGACGATGAAGCAGGCAGCCCCTTCGGACAACCCCACGCCCGACGGCGCGCCGCCGGCAACGCCCTGA
- the alr gene encoding alanine racemase, protein MTDTSWLDIDLDALRHNAGILRAVLGAAPGPSETPAPGLCAVLKADGYGLGAQKLAPTLEHARVDMFAVYTLREAASLLFVTSRTPILVLMPTAGLEPLRDLRRSPGYERLRLTIHSREQLRELRAALDAGLPPVSVHLEVDTGMSRGGASPSDASMLVREIHSDPRVRLAGVFSHFACADCDPALTAAQGRRFDEWLSEVAPLLPAQCVVHLANSFGALRSSRHHRGMVRAGLALLGYAVEEFDDPATFQHRDAADALRPAVRWMSSVIHETRLEPGATVGYGAAWRATRPSRIGLVPVGYADGYPLSLSNRGVVRVRARSEWALAPVVGRVSMDQITVDLTDLPDDAPLVGASVEVLSDDRAAPNFLPTVAHTAGTITHELLCRLSPRVVRRHHRTAAEATGPRVVALGSVPRSSRPTAATGAGTTGV, encoded by the coding sequence GTGACCGACACCAGCTGGCTCGATATCGACCTCGACGCGCTCCGGCACAACGCCGGGATCCTGCGCGCCGTCCTCGGGGCCGCCCCGGGACCTTCCGAGACCCCCGCCCCCGGGCTGTGCGCCGTGCTCAAGGCCGACGGGTACGGTCTGGGAGCGCAGAAACTGGCCCCGACGCTCGAGCACGCGCGGGTCGACATGTTCGCCGTCTACACCCTCCGAGAAGCCGCGTCGCTTCTTTTCGTCACCTCGCGCACGCCGATCCTCGTGCTCATGCCCACAGCCGGGCTCGAGCCCCTGCGCGACCTGCGCCGCTCCCCGGGCTACGAGCGCCTCCGACTCACGATCCACAGCCGCGAGCAGCTGCGCGAACTCCGCGCCGCGCTCGACGCGGGGCTCCCGCCCGTCTCCGTGCACCTCGAGGTCGACACCGGCATGAGCCGCGGCGGCGCGAGCCCGAGCGACGCGTCGATGCTCGTGCGCGAGATCCACAGCGACCCGCGCGTGCGTCTTGCCGGCGTGTTCTCCCACTTCGCGTGCGCCGACTGCGACCCGGCGCTCACCGCGGCGCAGGGCCGGCGCTTCGACGAGTGGCTGAGCGAGGTCGCGCCGCTGCTCCCGGCGCAGTGCGTCGTGCACCTGGCAAACTCCTTCGGCGCGCTGCGCTCGTCGAGACACCATCGGGGGATGGTCCGCGCCGGGCTCGCCCTGCTGGGCTACGCAGTCGAAGAGTTCGACGACCCGGCGACCTTCCAGCACCGAGACGCGGCCGACGCGCTGCGACCGGCGGTGCGCTGGATGTCCTCGGTCATCCACGAGACCCGCCTCGAACCAGGCGCGACCGTCGGCTACGGCGCCGCCTGGCGCGCCACCCGCCCCTCGCGCATCGGGCTCGTCCCGGTCGGCTACGCCGATGGGTACCCGCTCTCGCTCTCGAACCGCGGCGTGGTGCGCGTGCGCGCGCGCTCCGAGTGGGCCCTCGCGCCGGTCGTCGGGCGCGTCAGCATGGACCAGATCACGGTCGACCTCACCGACCTCCCCGACGACGCGCCGCTCGTGGGCGCGTCGGTCGAGGTGCTGAGCGACGACCGCGCCGCGCCGAACTTCCTGCCCACAGTGGCGCACACCGCCGGGACGATCACGCACGAGCTGCTGTGCCGGTTGTCGCCTCGCGTCGTGCGCCGTCACCACCGGACCGCCGCGGAAGCGACGGGCCCTCGCGTCGTGGCGCTCGGGAGCGTGCCGCGCTCGTCGAGGCCGACGGCCGCGACCGGCGCTGGCACTACCGGCGTATGA
- a CDS encoding GAF domain-containing protein yields MTHRDYHALAQAARDRCTGARAERMRAVVDLLWDALHPTGVSWVGFYTPMTSADYSENSAWRGEGMVLGPRRDKPACSPIGMHGACGQSFLSRRTLVVRDVKELGEHYVACDPRDQSELVIPCFANDGACWGVLDLDSFDIGSFTDNDARGMVSVLEAAGLTRRDAAV; encoded by the coding sequence ATGACTCACCGCGATTATCACGCCCTCGCCCAGGCCGCTCGCGACCGCTGCACCGGTGCGCGAGCAGAGCGCATGCGCGCTGTGGTCGACCTGCTCTGGGACGCCCTCCACCCCACCGGCGTCTCCTGGGTCGGGTTCTACACCCCGATGACCAGCGCCGACTACAGCGAGAACAGCGCATGGCGCGGCGAGGGGATGGTGCTTGGCCCCCGGCGCGACAAGCCCGCGTGTTCTCCCATCGGCATGCACGGCGCCTGCGGGCAGTCGTTCCTCTCGCGGCGCACCCTCGTCGTGCGCGATGTAAAGGAACTCGGGGAGCATTATGTCGCCTGCGACCCGCGCGATCAGAGCGAGCTGGTCATCCCCTGCTTCGCGAACGACGGCGCGTGCTGGGGCGTGCTCGATCTCGATTCGTTCGACATCGGCTCGTTCACCGACAACGACGCGCGCGGCATGGTGTCGGTGCTCGAAGCGGCCGGGCTAACCCGACGCGACGCGGCGGTCTGA
- a CDS encoding DnaJ domain-containing protein encodes MARDDFYSVLGLSRDATKDDIRRAHRKLARELHPDMNKAPDAAARFAKVQEAYDTLSDEDKRKTYDRVGHDAYVAGMSGGAGQGGPGSARGWPGGTYTWTNAGGAPHSDPFNAEDIGSIFEEVFGARPSGYGRSRHSPGGARRATRTPAKGRDIEHEITIPFDLMLRGGAWTLQLTRGSDVETIEVTIPQGVADGAKLRLRGKGERVGSAPPGDLLLQIRVAPHPSYERHGMDLHAPLPLSIVEATLGAKVDVRTPSGVVGLTIPPGTPSGAKLRVKGKGVSDAKGAAGDFYAIVKIVPPKELDERDATLLREIGERIGHPAREE; translated from the coding sequence ATGGCGCGTGACGACTTCTATTCAGTGCTGGGCCTGAGCCGCGACGCGACGAAGGACGACATCCGTCGCGCGCACCGAAAGCTGGCGCGCGAGCTCCACCCCGACATGAACAAGGCCCCCGACGCCGCCGCCAGGTTCGCGAAGGTGCAGGAGGCCTACGACACGCTCTCGGACGAGGACAAGCGCAAGACCTACGACCGCGTCGGGCACGACGCCTATGTCGCCGGTATGTCAGGCGGCGCAGGCCAGGGCGGTCCGGGCTCGGCCCGAGGGTGGCCGGGCGGGACCTATACCTGGACCAACGCAGGCGGCGCGCCCCACTCAGATCCCTTCAACGCTGAGGACATCGGCTCGATCTTCGAAGAGGTCTTCGGCGCGCGGCCCTCCGGGTACGGGCGCAGCCGGCACTCACCGGGAGGCGCCCGTCGCGCCACGCGCACCCCGGCCAAGGGTCGCGACATCGAGCACGAGATCACTATCCCCTTCGACCTCATGCTCCGGGGCGGCGCGTGGACGCTGCAACTCACCCGCGGCAGCGATGTCGAGACCATCGAGGTCACCATCCCCCAGGGCGTCGCCGACGGCGCGAAGCTGCGTTTGCGAGGCAAGGGCGAGCGTGTCGGCTCCGCGCCCCCGGGTGATCTGCTCCTGCAGATCCGCGTCGCGCCGCACCCCTCCTACGAGCGCCACGGGATGGACCTGCACGCGCCGTTGCCCCTGTCGATCGTCGAAGCGACGCTCGGCGCGAAGGTCGATGTGCGCACCCCCTCGGGCGTCGTGGGGCTCACGATCCCTCCGGGAACACCCAGCGGCGCGAAGCTGCGCGTGAAGGGCAAGGGCGTCTCCGACGCGAAGGGCGCCGCCGGTGATTTCTACGCGATCGTGAAGATCGTGCCCCCGAAGGAGCTCGACGAGCGGGACGCGACGCTCCTGCGCGAGATCGGCGAGCGCATCGGCCACCCGGCGCGCGAGGAGTAA
- the gcvT gene encoding glycine cleavage system aminomethyltransferase GcvT has product MQRTPLYQFHVDHGGKMVDFAGWEMPIMYKGVHAEHQQVRASGGVFDVSHMGRVEVKGRHARRFLEKLCTRRISDMQAGQCRYSMVCNEQGGVRDDIIVSRMDEDEFLLVVNASNREKLLGHFAQVKGDLTVSIDDKTTKTAMVALQGPKVMELIAGVSREIPTLKRYRFTVKNLMVMKLIVSRTGYTGEDGVEVILPAMAVGMAMKLLLKDVNMDDPNAVLQPAGLAARDTLRLEAGMPLYGHELGEEHDALSSRLDFAIALDKGQNDGEEKFVGQDALVKIHENGGPSRLLVGLEIEGKRSARQGMKVLRQGAPVGEVTSACLSPTLEKPIGMAYVDAQQAELGTALEIDTGRGATLAAHVVPMPFYKAKKS; this is encoded by the coding sequence GTGCAGCGCACGCCCCTCTATCAGTTCCATGTCGATCACGGCGGCAAGATGGTCGACTTCGCCGGCTGGGAGATGCCCATCATGTACAAGGGCGTCCACGCCGAGCACCAGCAGGTGCGCGCGAGCGGGGGCGTGTTCGATGTCTCGCACATGGGGCGCGTCGAGGTCAAGGGGCGCCACGCGCGCCGGTTCCTCGAGAAGCTCTGCACGAGGCGCATCAGCGACATGCAGGCGGGCCAGTGCCGCTACTCGATGGTCTGCAACGAGCAAGGCGGCGTGCGCGACGACATCATCGTTTCTCGCATGGACGAGGACGAGTTCCTCCTGGTCGTCAACGCGAGCAACCGCGAGAAGCTGCTGGGCCACTTCGCGCAGGTCAAGGGCGACCTGACCGTCAGCATCGACGACAAGACGACGAAGACCGCGATGGTTGCGTTGCAGGGCCCGAAGGTCATGGAGCTCATCGCCGGCGTCTCTCGCGAGATCCCCACGCTCAAGCGATACCGCTTCACCGTCAAGAACCTCATGGTGATGAAGCTCATCGTCAGCCGCACCGGCTACACGGGCGAGGACGGCGTGGAAGTCATCCTGCCGGCGATGGCGGTCGGCATGGCGATGAAGCTGCTGCTCAAAGACGTGAACATGGACGATCCGAACGCGGTGCTGCAGCCGGCGGGCCTCGCCGCCCGCGACACGCTCCGGCTCGAGGCCGGCATGCCCCTCTACGGGCACGAGCTGGGCGAGGAGCACGACGCGCTCTCGTCGCGCCTCGACTTCGCCATCGCGCTCGACAAGGGCCAGAACGACGGCGAGGAGAAGTTCGTCGGCCAGGACGCGCTGGTCAAGATCCACGAGAACGGCGGGCCCTCGCGCCTGCTCGTTGGCCTCGAGATCGAGGGCAAGCGCAGCGCGCGACAGGGCATGAAAGTCCTGCGCCAGGGCGCGCCCGTTGGCGAGGTCACCAGCGCGTGTCTCAGCCCCACGCTCGAGAAGCCCATCGGCATGGCGTACGTCGACGCGCAGCAGGCCGAGCTGGGCACGGCGCTCGAGATCGACACCGGGCGCGGCGCGACGCTCGCGGCCCACGTCGTGCCCATGCCGTTCTACAAGGCGAAGAAGTCCTGA
- a CDS encoding ABC transporter substrate-binding protein, with protein sequence MTKHPAIAPVLTLAHSPDPDDAFMWWPLGDAERGRDAQIDTRGLRFTTVAADIESLNQRAAETGDLDVTACSAHAYTHARDRYAITSCGASMGDGYGPKLVARDMLPLDDLRAGRAEIAIPGTRTSAYLTLRLMLGEGVRTRVVPFEEIIDEVVRGKADVGLVIHEGQLTFGDEGLVELYDMGAWWKESTGLPLPLGLNLARRDLADRLRPALGDDAMRVLAGVLRDSVSHAMAQRETGLEVAMGYGRGISKERTDRFVNMYVNDLTVDMGVAGADAILRFLKSGAAAGLCPDPGVVDVVRPL encoded by the coding sequence ATGACCAAGCACCCGGCGATCGCCCCCGTTCTCACGCTCGCGCACTCGCCCGACCCGGACGACGCGTTCATGTGGTGGCCCCTCGGCGACGCCGAGCGCGGACGCGACGCGCAGATCGACACCCGAGGCCTGCGCTTCACCACGGTCGCCGCCGACATCGAGTCGCTCAACCAGCGCGCGGCGGAGACGGGCGACCTCGACGTCACCGCCTGCTCGGCACACGCCTACACGCACGCCAGAGACCGCTACGCGATCACTTCCTGCGGCGCCAGCATGGGCGACGGGTACGGGCCCAAGCTCGTCGCGCGCGACATGCTCCCGCTCGACGACCTTCGCGCCGGGCGCGCCGAGATCGCGATCCCCGGCACACGCACCAGCGCGTACCTGACGCTCCGGCTGATGCTGGGCGAGGGCGTGCGCACCCGCGTGGTCCCGTTCGAAGAGATCATCGACGAGGTCGTGCGCGGCAAGGCCGATGTCGGGCTCGTGATCCACGAGGGCCAGCTCACCTTCGGCGATGAGGGCCTGGTCGAACTGTACGACATGGGCGCGTGGTGGAAGGAATCGACCGGGCTGCCGCTGCCGCTGGGGCTGAACCTGGCCCGGCGAGACCTTGCCGACCGGCTCCGCCCAGCGCTGGGCGACGACGCGATGCGCGTGCTGGCAGGGGTCTTGCGTGACTCGGTGTCCCACGCGATGGCGCAGCGCGAGACAGGGCTTGAGGTCGCGATGGGCTACGGCCGCGGGATCTCGAAGGAACGCACCGACCGCTTCGTCAACATGTATGTCAACGACCTCACGGTCGACATGGGCGTCGCAGGGGCGGACGCCATCCTCCGGTTCCTCAAGTCCGGAGCGGCGGCGGGTCTCTGCCCCGATCCGGGCGTGGTGGATGTCGTCCGCCCGCTCTGA
- a CDS encoding pantoate--beta-alanine ligase: MKIVRDRVGLTSFQGCVLIPTMGALHEGHAALVRQACEFADRWASHGGAQGFSSRPPVVVSIFVNPTQFTVESDYKRYPRTLEADAACCEGAGADAVFAPGEAVVYPPGEHVQTPVLPGAAVGKGLEDAHRPGHFEGVCQVVRRLFELTRPVAAVFGEKDWQQLQVVRAMAAADPSALIRSVAIVPGPTVRESDGLAMSSRNRFLSEESRRQATAISQALCDAAACATPGEAEASMRARLDGAGARVDYATVRVGESLEALDPGAHRSTLTSSARALIAARFGEGDREVRLLDNAPWPA; the protein is encoded by the coding sequence ATGAAAATCGTTCGCGACCGAGTCGGGCTGACCTCGTTCCAGGGCTGCGTGCTCATCCCCACGATGGGCGCGCTCCACGAGGGGCACGCGGCGCTCGTGCGCCAGGCGTGCGAGTTCGCCGATCGCTGGGCGTCCCACGGCGGGGCCCAGGGATTCAGTTCCCGACCCCCGGTCGTCGTCTCGATCTTCGTCAACCCCACGCAGTTCACCGTCGAGAGCGACTACAAACGCTACCCGCGCACCCTTGAGGCCGACGCGGCGTGCTGCGAAGGCGCCGGCGCCGACGCGGTGTTTGCGCCGGGAGAGGCGGTCGTCTATCCCCCGGGCGAGCACGTCCAGACCCCCGTGCTGCCCGGCGCGGCGGTGGGCAAGGGCCTCGAGGACGCGCACCGGCCCGGGCACTTCGAAGGGGTCTGCCAGGTGGTCCGTCGGCTGTTCGAGCTGACGAGGCCGGTCGCCGCGGTTTTCGGGGAGAAGGACTGGCAGCAACTCCAGGTCGTCCGAGCGATGGCCGCGGCCGACCCCTCGGCGCTGATCCGGTCGGTCGCGATCGTGCCCGGCCCAACGGTGCGGGAATCGGACGGGCTGGCGATGAGCAGCCGCAACCGGTTTTTGTCGGAGGAATCGCGCCGGCAGGCGACGGCGATCTCTCAGGCGTTGTGCGACGCCGCCGCTTGCGCGACCCCGGGCGAGGCAGAGGCCTCGATGCGCGCCCGGCTCGACGGGGCGGGGGCAAGGGTCGACTACGCGACGGTGCGTGTGGGGGAGTCTCTGGAGGCGCTGGACCCCGGCGCCCACCGCTCGACGCTGACCTCCAGCGCCCGCGCCCTCATCGCGGCCAGGTTCGGGGAGGGCGACCGTGAGGTCCGCCTCCTGGACAACGCCCCCTGGCCCGCCTGA
- a CDS encoding iron-sulfur cluster assembly accessory protein: protein MSTTQTPEAPSTPGIILSETAAREIKSIIQQQELDANAVRLRVGVKGGGCSGFSYLLDLTESQKDTDEVFEQHGLKVICDPKSMLYLAGTTIDFRDEIMGRGFVFNNPNSTSSCGCGSSFSV from the coding sequence ATGTCCACCACGCAGACCCCCGAAGCCCCCTCGACGCCCGGCATCATCCTTTCCGAGACCGCCGCGCGCGAGATCAAGAGCATCATCCAGCAGCAGGAGCTCGACGCGAACGCCGTGCGCTTGCGCGTGGGCGTGAAGGGCGGCGGGTGCTCCGGCTTCTCCTACCTGCTCGACCTCACCGAGTCGCAGAAGGACACCGACGAGGTCTTCGAGCAGCACGGGCTCAAGGTCATCTGCGACCCCAAGTCCATGCTCTACCTCGCAGGCACCACCATCGACTTCCGCGACGAGATCATGGGACGCGGGTTCGTCTTCAACAACCCCAACTCCACCTCGTCCTGCGGCTGCGGCTCGTCGTTCAGCGTCTGA